The following coding sequences lie in one Pontibacter sp. G13 genomic window:
- a CDS encoding iron-sulfur cluster-binding domain-containing protein, translating into MLRAYSYPVQQRIQESPDTVSLILSQPLVDRITYTPGQYITLQVELEGVLYYRNYSLSSAPQIDRHLRITVKRKSGGKVSPYLVDEVQVGDELTFLAPTGDFRLETATKNNRHVAFFGGGSGMAPLMSMIRCLLYDEPASRASLIDVHRTQQDLLFHTTLSELLQAFPDRFFVHHFITQPRDSIEFPHQVGRPKDPWLESWWHAQAADRPETVYLCGPTPFMDQVERVLTQVGASPSLFTRESYEADIELETQRIPGGKSHAVTIHVGDHTHHIQVPAGATILDAALSKGISLPYSCKRGTCSTCMSKIVKGHLIMEEPSALLPFEVERGKVLICQARPTDDEVEIRVGW; encoded by the coding sequence ATGTTGAGAGCCTACTCTTACCCTGTTCAACAGCGAATTCAGGAAAGTCCTGATACGGTTTCCCTGATTTTATCGCAACCGTTGGTCGACCGGATCACCTATACTCCGGGTCAATACATCACCCTTCAAGTGGAATTAGAGGGCGTTTTGTATTACCGAAACTACTCGCTGTCCAGTGCACCGCAGATTGATCGACATTTGAGGATTACGGTCAAGCGGAAATCAGGGGGGAAAGTTTCGCCTTACTTGGTGGATGAAGTACAGGTTGGAGATGAGCTGACCTTTTTGGCACCGACGGGAGACTTCCGATTGGAAACTGCCACCAAGAACAATCGCCACGTGGCGTTTTTCGGTGGGGGTTCAGGGATGGCTCCGCTCATGTCCATGATCAGATGCCTACTGTACGATGAGCCAGCCAGCCGGGCCAGTTTGATAGATGTTCACCGAACTCAGCAAGATCTATTATTTCACACGACCCTATCGGAATTGCTTCAGGCGTTTCCCGATAGGTTTTTTGTACATCACTTCATCACCCAGCCACGGGACTCCATAGAATTCCCTCACCAAGTAGGCCGTCCGAAAGATCCGTGGCTTGAGAGTTGGTGGCACGCGCAGGCGGCTGATAGGCCGGAGACGGTGTATTTGTGTGGTCCAACCCCTTTCATGGATCAAGTCGAACGCGTACTTACGCAGGTAGGAGCTTCCCCCTCCTTGTTCACCAGAGAAAGCTACGAAGCCGATATCGAGCTCGAAACCCAACGGATTCCCGGAGGAAAGTCCCATGCAGTCACTATTCACGTAGGCGATCATACCCATCATATTCAGGTCCCAGCCGGGGCCACCATCCTCGATGCCGCACTGAGCAAGGGAATTTCCCTGCCATATTCCTGTAAGCGAGGCACCTGTTCAACTTGCATGTCCAAGATTGTCAAAGGTCATTTGATCATGGAAGAACCTTCAGCACTTTTGCCGTTCGAAGTCGAGCGGGGGAAGGTGTTGATTTGTCAAGCACGACCAACGGATGATGAGGTAGAGATCCGGGTAGGCTGGTGA
- a CDS encoding NAD(P)/FAD-dependent oxidoreductase, whose amino-acid sequence MIQTDICIVGAGPVGLFAVFEAGLLKMKCHLVDYLPQTGGQLTEIYPKKPIYDIPGYPSVLAGDLITNLEEQIAPFEPTYTLGERMEKLEKQADGSFILTTSEGTEIHSKVVVIAGGLGCFEPRKPVLDRLDEFERKGVDYIVKDPEKYRDKKVIIAGGGDSALDWTVFLADVASEVSLIHRREEFRGAPDTAQKVMQLAEEGKVKIYLNSQVSELSGDEHLSGLEIKQKDGTIHQVDVDYFIPLFGLSPKLGPIAEWGLNISKRAVEVDTRDYSTNVPGVYAIGDINTYPGKLKLILCGFHEAALMAHSAFSYIYPDKKSTLKYTTVTGISGM is encoded by the coding sequence ATGATCCAAACGGATATTTGCATTGTGGGAGCGGGTCCTGTCGGCCTGTTCGCTGTGTTTGAAGCTGGTCTATTGAAGATGAAGTGCCACTTGGTGGACTACCTACCCCAGACGGGCGGCCAGCTGACGGAGATTTACCCAAAGAAACCGATTTATGATATCCCCGGATATCCATCGGTATTGGCTGGAGATCTGATCACCAATCTCGAAGAGCAAATCGCACCATTCGAACCGACCTATACCTTGGGCGAACGAATGGAAAAGCTGGAAAAGCAAGCTGACGGCTCCTTTATCCTGACTACTTCCGAGGGGACAGAAATCCACTCTAAGGTCGTCGTGATTGCCGGAGGGTTGGGGTGCTTCGAGCCACGCAAGCCCGTCTTGGATCGACTCGATGAATTTGAGCGTAAAGGGGTCGATTACATTGTCAAAGACCCTGAGAAATATCGCGACAAGAAGGTCATCATCGCAGGTGGTGGAGACTCTGCACTTGACTGGACGGTATTTCTGGCAGATGTGGCTTCTGAAGTTTCACTGATTCACCGACGCGAGGAATTCCGCGGTGCTCCAGACACTGCCCAGAAAGTCATGCAATTGGCAGAGGAAGGCAAGGTCAAGATCTATCTGAATTCTCAAGTATCTGAGCTCTCAGGAGACGAACACCTTTCTGGCCTTGAGATCAAGCAGAAAGACGGAACCATCCACCAAGTTGATGTAGACTATTTTATCCCATTGTTTGGCCTGAGTCCCAAATTGGGACCGATCGCTGAATGGGGGCTGAATATCTCCAAGCGCGCCGTGGAAGTAGATACCAGAGACTATTCCACCAATGTACCGGGTGTATATGCAATCGGTGATATCAACACCTACCCCGGAAAATTGAAGCTTATTCTGTGTGGTTTCCACGAAGCTGCCCTGATGGCTCATAGCGCATTTTCGTATATTTATCCCGACAAGAAATCCACGTTGAAGTACACAACGGTTACTGGAATTTCTGGCATGT